In Afipia sp. GAS231, a single window of DNA contains:
- the pgeF gene encoding peptidoglycan editing factor PgeF encodes MTFGSSLLAAIPGLRHAFFSREGGVSGGVYHGLNGGLGSNDDPAHVIENRRRMAEQMGVAPEHFLSVHQVHSPDAVVATGPWPGETRPRADAIVTRTEGIAIGVTTADCGPILFADPAARVIGAAHAGWKGALTGVLESTIDAMEKLGADRSATVAAIGPLIRQHSYEVGSEFVERFLDADAEHGAFFIPSERSGHSMFDLAGFIRMRLENAGVLMIDDIGVDTYSDERFYSYRRSVHRKEPDYGRLVHAIVLEP; translated from the coding sequence ATGACCTTCGGCTCGTCCTTGCTCGCGGCCATTCCCGGCCTGCGCCACGCCTTCTTCAGCCGCGAGGGTGGGGTCTCCGGCGGAGTCTACCATGGTCTCAACGGCGGCCTCGGTTCGAACGACGATCCGGCCCATGTCATCGAAAATCGCCGCCGGATGGCCGAGCAGATGGGGGTCGCCCCGGAACACTTTCTCAGCGTGCACCAGGTCCATTCGCCGGACGCCGTGGTCGCGACCGGCCCGTGGCCAGGCGAGACGCGGCCGCGCGCCGACGCCATCGTCACCCGCACCGAAGGAATCGCGATCGGCGTCACCACGGCCGATTGCGGACCGATATTGTTTGCCGACCCTGCGGCGCGGGTGATCGGCGCCGCCCATGCCGGCTGGAAGGGCGCGCTGACCGGTGTGCTGGAATCCACCATCGACGCGATGGAAAAACTCGGCGCCGACCGCAGCGCGACGGTCGCGGCGATCGGGCCGCTGATCCGCCAGCACTCCTATGAAGTCGGCAGCGAATTCGTCGAACGCTTCCTGGATGCCGACGCCGAACACGGCGCGTTCTTCATTCCTTCCGAACGATCCGGCCATTCGATGTTCGATCTCGCCGGCTTCATCCGGATGCGGCTGGAAAACGCCGGCGTGCTGATGATCGACGACATCGGCGTCGACACCTATTCCGACGAGCGCTTCTACAGCTACCGCCGCTCGGTCCACCGCAAGGAGCCGGACTATGGCCGGCTGGTCCATGCGATCGTGCTGGAACCGTGA
- a CDS encoding ribose-phosphate pyrophosphokinase, producing the protein MSAKNGSIKLVAGNSNPALAQEIANGLGLSLTKAVVRRFADMEIFVEIQENVRGSDVFIIQSTSFPANDHLMELLIITDALRRASARRITAVIPYFGYARQDRKVGSRAPISAKLVANLITHAGVDRVMTLDLHANQIQGFFDIPVDNLFASPVMVRDIKERFDLANVMVVSPDVGGVVRARGLAKRINTPLAIIDKRRERAGESEVMNVIGEVAGYTCILVDDIVDSGGTLVNAADALINNGAKEVYAYISHGVLSGGAAARIASSKMKELVITDSILPTEAVNKAANIRTLPIAPLIGEAISRTASEESVSSLFD; encoded by the coding sequence ATGTCGGCCAAGAACGGCTCGATCAAGCTGGTCGCCGGCAACTCCAATCCGGCGCTCGCCCAGGAAATCGCCAACGGGCTCGGCCTGTCCCTGACCAAGGCGGTCGTCCGCCGGTTTGCGGACATGGAAATTTTCGTCGAGATCCAGGAAAACGTCCGCGGCTCCGACGTCTTCATCATCCAGTCGACGTCGTTCCCGGCCAACGACCACCTGATGGAACTCCTGATCATCACCGACGCGCTGCGCCGGGCTTCCGCGCGCCGCATCACCGCTGTCATCCCCTACTTCGGCTACGCCAGGCAGGACCGCAAGGTCGGCTCGCGCGCGCCGATTTCGGCCAAGCTGGTCGCCAACCTGATCACGCATGCCGGCGTCGACCGCGTCATGACGCTCGACCTGCATGCCAACCAAATCCAGGGCTTTTTCGATATTCCGGTCGACAATCTTTTCGCCTCGCCGGTCATGGTGCGCGATATCAAGGAACGCTTCGACCTCGCCAATGTCATGGTGGTATCGCCTGACGTCGGCGGCGTGGTCCGCGCACGCGGCCTCGCCAAGCGCATCAACACCCCGCTCGCCATCATCGACAAGCGCCGCGAACGCGCCGGCGAATCCGAAGTGATGAACGTGATCGGCGAGGTCGCGGGCTATACCTGCATCCTGGTCGACGACATCGTCGATTCCGGCGGCACGCTGGTGAACGCGGCCGACGCGCTGATCAACAACGGCGCCAAGGAAGTCTACGCCTACATCTCGCACGGCGTGCTGTCCGGCGGCGCTGCGGCCCGCATCGCCTCTTCCAAGATGAAAGAGCTCGTCATCACCGACTCGATCTTGCCGACGGAAGCGGTCAACAAGGCCGCCAACATCCGCACGCTGCCGATCGCGCCCCTGATCGGCGAAGCCATCAGCCGCACCGCGTCGGAAGAGTCGGTGTCGAGCCTGTTCGACTGA